The stretch of DNA TAAGCGTGGCTGTTAGGCACTTGCCCTGGCAATGGAGCGGAGCTCTTGTAGTTAGTGGCGTAGAACTCAATcaaggtggtggcggcggccgcatcTGCTTGCAAGTGTAGTAATCAGAACAAGTACCAAACCACAAACCAGGGAGAACGAGAGGGAGGAGGAACCAGCGCATCGGAACGTGTCGCTGTAGGAGAGGCCTTGGTTGAGCTCCGGCCAAGGCGTCCCGAAGGAGTAGAGCGCCCCTGGCGGCGGAGCCCCATCGGCCACCGGCGTTTCTCCCTCGGCGGCGGACATCACGTTGGGGGGAAGAGGTTTAAGAGTACATTTGCATACTAGTCCATCAAGTTTTCGTCTCCTTTCACAGACCCACCTGTAGAGCGCCCCCCTGCTCAGGTCAGCTTGCAGTGGAAGGGCCTCCTCTCGGCGAGCTTGGCAGCACAAACGGCGTGCGCCAAGCTGCAACTCCAAGCAAACGGGAAGATTGCACCATCCTCTCTTCGACGATCAGCAAAGGAGGGAAAACTCGCAACTAGATTATCAACGTACACACGTGAAGACTGGTAGTGTAAATCCAAACAGCAGAGTTCAAAATATCTTCCAAGAAGAAATGTCATACACGAAACGTGATATTTCACTTGCAGTTGCAGGTCTGTTGACAACTTATTCACTCGTATGATCGTCGTAATTCTCTACAAGGCTGCAGCTGGTGGCTAATGGAGCAGAAAGATAAAGTTCTGATGACACAGTGCTGGAGTGTTCCTCTTCTAATCTCATACTTTTGGTCCGCACCGTACAATCATACAGAACTTTTGAaacaacaacaagaagaaaCTATCAAGAAAATTTCCACTCCTGAATTCCTGATGCTGGTAAATGATGCTATGCTATACTTCACTTATTTTTCATTGGGTCTCGGGATCGGCTTGTAGTCGTAGCTGTTTATGTCAACCTTTTGCTGCAGAGCCTATAAACACGGAAGCTCATTAATAAAACCAGTTGTGGCAAACGGCTAACTTCAAGTCAAAGCAGACATGCATTTTCTACATATGAATGCAGCATACCTTCAGTTCATCCTCTAGAGAGAGCTTCTTTGGTTTATAGGCCCCTTCCACTGGCCCTGTTCGGCTTAAAGCTTTTGTTGTTTCTACAACCTCCCATTCGATATCCTCCTTTTCCTTTGTTACTTCTTTGCTGCAAAATACAATAAGCCAGCACCATCTGACAGTGAACCAAAGGTATCCCCAAAGCACAGACTAATTAAAGGCTCATGATTTACCTGCCCTGTATAAGATGCGCCAGCCCAACTGCACCAAACACTGTCAAGGAAATGAGTGGTAACCCATATCGAACAAAAGGATGTTTTCGCCCCCATCTTTTGAATTGTGAGGCTTGTTTGAAAACCTTAGCAGATGGTTCCACCGGATCAACTTTCTGAGTAGTATTCATGATCGGCTCTGACTGTAAAGAAGTAAGTCAATTAAAGGGAGCCAACAAAAATGATTTAGTGGATAGTACAGGAGGACATCTTGTTGCATAGTAAGCTTCCCTGTTGTAGAGAACTCCACATGCATTCATACCATAGTCACAAAGATTCGGGGTCAATAGGGTCGAGGGACGGGGTACGGTCCTTGTGAGAGGTTTTTACAAGGCGGGGACGAAAATGACCCCATGTTTCCGGGACGGGATCGGTGttcccgggtcgaggaacggtaCCCTCGACCCCGATTTCTGTGACTATGATTCATACTATCATACTACAACATAGAAGCTAGAGCTCATATcacttaaacaaaaaaaaatgcacacTGAAACTTATCACTTACAAGCAGCAACAAGCACCAGCTTATATGCTAGGTATATAGACCTAAGAAGAACATCATAACAAAAATGATTTAGCTGCTAGATTGTGTTGGCGTTTGTTTTTGTTCCTGCGTCCGTTTCACCACGTGTGCGCGCCTCCTTCAGGTTTCTAGTTCTAGTCTCACTCCCTCACCCTGTTGTGGCCGTTGCTCTACCTTTTGCACCCTCTTGGCAGCCCTCTGTGCTGTCCGCTGGTGTGCGTTTTTCTTTGCTGGTAGTACCTCTTTCTGTAATGACCAGTTACTCCACCGGGACTAAAACCTGAACTACTTGGGAATAAAAAAATGATAGGAGGAAAAGAGTTTAGTGTCATAAACACAAAACAGGACTTGTCACATTCTCAGTCCAAATTCAACGGCAGTAACTCAATAACTGTGAAACGTAAAGCAGCTCAGATTTAGACATAAAATGAGCCAAGCAAATTTGTAAATTGGATTTTCTGCTGGCATGTGTAGTTCCAGAGTCATTTTTAAGCTGGCTACCAGAAAATGCTGACCTATTGAGAAATTGCTACGACGTAGACAAGATTATAGACAATACTAATACCTAACATCTAATAGTGCAAAAGATGTGCATCAATCCTTAATAGTTTAAGAAATTCATGAGAAAAATACTGTATATGGCACTGTATGAAATTATCTCTGAGCTGCTTCTGCGGAAAGCATCAAAGTTCCACAAAAAAGATTCCGAAATGTTAGAGGTATAACTTGCTGACAATCGTTGTCACTTGCCACTAGCACTAACAGGATTGGGGATTGGAATAACCTGCTGGCTCTGGCTGCCTCAGCAGCCGTGCGCACTGCGTAGAAGCGGCTGTCTCTGGTCCTGGCCGGTGCCAGCGCCACCGTGCCGCTGCCCCCCTCCCCTCGATTTGGCCGCGCCCGCTTGCGCAGGAGCTGCtcaccgcgccggcgccggcgccctcctGTCGCCTGCCACTACGCCTCGTCTGCGATTCACCGGCTCCGGTGCGCCGCCACGGGCCACGGGCTCACGCGAGGAGTCTCACGAGGAgatccgagagagagagagagagagcgccggGTCTTCTTTTCGTGGGCCGAGGTCTTCGGTCTGCTACTGCTAGGACTAGGCCACTATGGATTGGGCCGAAGAATTAGATCCCAATCCTCCTTGGGCCATCCATAAAGAGGTAGGTAGCTGAGAGAAAatcttttctcaaaaaaaaagagt from Panicum virgatum strain AP13 chromosome 9K, P.virgatum_v5, whole genome shotgun sequence encodes:
- the LOC120652741 gene encoding uncharacterized protein LOC120652741, encoding MNTTQKVDPVEPSAKVFKQASQFKRWGRKHPFVRYGLPLISLTVFGAVGLAHLIQGSKEVTKEKEDIEWEVVETTKALSRTGPVEGAYKPKKLSLEDELKALQQKVDINSYDYKPIPRPNEK